From a single Paenibacillus sp. FSL W8-0426 genomic region:
- a CDS encoding PspA/IM30 family protein, whose product MSIFKRLRDLTMSNINAIIDKAEDPIKMTDQYIRDMQEDLEDAEKAVAAQIAIEKKFKQLYEEQEALVKKREEQAHTAARAQNVDLARRALEEKKAAEEKMAEYKVSYDQNKAAADNLRGKLDEMRKQLTQMKNKRETLVARYNAAKAQTEINKALNGFSSDTASAGMKRMEEKMLQMEAQAEASNEMSSKGKSLDEEFEKLGKDQAVEDELAALLKQYEK is encoded by the coding sequence ATGTCCATTTTCAAACGATTGCGTGATTTAACGATGTCAAACATTAACGCTATTATCGACAAGGCGGAAGATCCAATCAAAATGACGGACCAATATATCCGGGACATGCAAGAGGATCTGGAGGATGCGGAGAAAGCCGTTGCAGCCCAGATCGCCATCGAGAAAAAATTCAAACAGCTTTATGAAGAACAGGAAGCGCTCGTAAAAAAACGCGAGGAACAAGCTCATACCGCAGCACGCGCCCAGAACGTAGACCTGGCCCGGCGGGCGCTTGAAGAGAAAAAAGCCGCTGAAGAAAAAATGGCCGAATACAAAGTCAGCTACGACCAGAACAAGGCGGCAGCCGACAATCTGCGCGGCAAACTGGATGAGATGCGCAAACAGCTGACACAGATGAAAAACAAACGCGAAACCCTCGTTGCTCGTTATAACGCAGCCAAGGCGCAGACTGAAATCAACAAGGCTCTTAACGGGTTCAGTTCCGATACGGCGAGCGCCGGCATGAAACGCATGGAAGAAAAAATGCTGCAAATGGAAGCTCAAGCCGAAGCCAGCAATGAAATGTCATCCAAAGGCAAATCGCTCGATGAGGAGTTCGAGAAACTGGGCAAAGATCAAGCGGTTGAAGATGAACTTGCCGCTTTATTGAAACAGTACGAAAAATAA
- the glgA gene encoding glycogen synthase GlgA, translating into MKLLFAAAEAHPFVKTGGLADVIGALPLALKKAGVDVRVILPKYKSIPDEFKQAMETVAVTEVPVGWRRQYCGVEMLVHEGIPIYFVDNEYYFARDGVYGYMDDGERFSFFNRAVLEVLPKIDFKPDVLHTHDWHAGMIPLLLQAHYAHHPFYTEIRTVFTIHNLLYQGIFPYEVFGELLQLHSRYFTMEGAEYYGNVNFLKAGVVYADHVTTVSPTYAQEVQTAYYGYGLDGLLSSLGDRFSGIVNGIDTMSYNPATDKKIAVKFRSSLSKKTENKMELQKELGLPVRPDAPLMVMVTRLVDSKGLDLVCRVLDELLHYDDLQFAVLGTGDEFYEHWFREAAHRHPLKMSAQILFNDGLSRRFYAGSDLFLMPSRFEPCGISQLLALRYGSVPIVRETGGLNDTVQAYNEHSGEGNGFSFTHFNAHDMLHTIRRAEAFYRDKASWKKIVKNAMGGDYSWDSSAEQYMDIYRRISLG; encoded by the coding sequence ATGAAACTATTGTTTGCAGCAGCTGAAGCACATCCTTTTGTCAAAACGGGTGGTTTGGCCGATGTCATCGGGGCTTTGCCGCTCGCCTTGAAGAAGGCTGGAGTCGACGTTCGGGTGATATTGCCCAAATACAAAAGCATTCCGGACGAATTCAAACAGGCCATGGAAACGGTCGCGGTTACGGAAGTGCCGGTCGGTTGGCGAAGGCAATATTGCGGAGTCGAGATGTTAGTCCATGAAGGCATTCCCATTTACTTTGTCGATAATGAGTACTATTTTGCGCGGGATGGCGTGTACGGTTACATGGATGACGGAGAACGGTTTTCCTTTTTCAATCGGGCGGTGCTCGAAGTGCTTCCTAAAATTGATTTCAAGCCAGACGTTTTGCATACTCACGATTGGCACGCGGGAATGATCCCGCTGCTGCTTCAGGCACATTACGCCCACCATCCGTTTTATACGGAGATCCGTACGGTGTTTACCATACATAACCTGCTGTACCAAGGCATTTTTCCCTATGAAGTGTTCGGTGAATTGCTTCAGCTGCATAGTCGTTACTTTACGATGGAAGGCGCAGAATATTATGGTAACGTCAATTTCCTGAAAGCAGGGGTCGTTTATGCCGACCACGTCACGACAGTAAGCCCGACTTATGCGCAGGAAGTACAGACGGCCTATTACGGTTATGGGTTGGACGGGTTGTTGTCTTCGCTTGGCGATCGGTTCAGCGGAATTGTGAATGGCATCGATACGATGAGCTACAATCCGGCTACCGACAAGAAAATTGCGGTGAAATTCAGATCAAGCCTCTCCAAAAAAACAGAGAATAAAATGGAGCTTCAGAAGGAGCTGGGACTGCCTGTGCGTCCGGATGCGCCTCTTATGGTTATGGTTACGCGTCTGGTGGATTCAAAGGGACTTGATCTCGTCTGTCGAGTTTTGGATGAATTGCTGCACTACGATGATCTTCAATTTGCCGTTTTGGGCACGGGAGACGAGTTTTACGAGCACTGGTTCCGCGAGGCAGCCCACCGCCACCCGCTTAAAATGTCTGCGCAGATTTTGTTTAACGACGGGCTTTCCCGGCGTTTTTATGCCGGAAGCGATCTTTTTCTGATGCCGTCGCGTTTTGAACCTTGCGGAATTAGCCAATTGCTGGCGCTGCGTTATGGCAGCGTGCCGATCGTACGCGAAACGGGCGGTCTGAACGACACCGTGCAGGCATACAATGAACACAGTGGAGAGGGGAACGGGTTTTCGTTCACCCATTTCAACGCCCATGATATGCTGCATACGATCCGTCGGGCAGAGGCGTTTTATCGGGATAAAGCAAGCTGGAAGAAAATAGTGAAAAACGCGATGGGCGGAGATTACAGTTGGGATTCTTCTGCAGAACAATATATGGATATCTACCGTCGAATTTCGCTGGGATGA
- a CDS encoding amino acid ABC transporter ATP-binding protein, producing MIDVKQLHKSYGKNEVLKGIDVTIGKGEVVVVIGPSGSGKSTFLRCLNLLEQPTSGEINFEGVSITDPKHNINATREKMGMVFQHFNLFPHKTVLQNVTIAPIKVKKQSVQEATKIAEDLLRTVGLYDKKNAYPSQLSGGQKQRIAIARALAMQPHVMLFDEPTSALDPEMVGEVLDVMKRLAEGGMTMVIVTHEMGFAREVGDRILFMDGGVIVEDGTPSEVFGAPKHARTRDFLAKVL from the coding sequence GTGATCGACGTTAAACAACTGCATAAATCTTACGGAAAAAACGAAGTGCTGAAAGGCATCGACGTAACGATCGGAAAAGGAGAAGTCGTGGTGGTCATCGGACCTTCGGGCTCGGGGAAAAGTACGTTTTTGCGCTGCTTGAACCTGCTGGAGCAACCGACTTCAGGCGAAATCAATTTTGAAGGGGTATCCATCACCGACCCTAAACACAACATTAACGCAACCCGTGAAAAAATGGGCATGGTCTTCCAGCATTTTAATCTGTTTCCGCACAAAACGGTGCTGCAGAACGTGACAATCGCCCCGATCAAGGTGAAGAAACAATCCGTCCAGGAAGCAACCAAGATTGCGGAGGATTTGCTGAGAACGGTGGGCCTTTACGACAAAAAGAATGCTTATCCAAGCCAATTGTCAGGCGGACAGAAGCAGCGTATCGCCATTGCCCGGGCGCTCGCCATGCAGCCGCACGTTATGCTGTTCGATGAGCCGACCTCCGCGCTTGATCCGGAAATGGTCGGCGAGGTGCTGGATGTCATGAAACGACTTGCCGAAGGCGGCATGACCATGGTCATCGTAACCCATGAGATGGGCTTTGCCCGCGAAGTTGGGGATCGCATTTTGTTCATGGACGGCGGAGTGATCGTAGAAGACGGAACGCCTTCAGAAGTGTTCGGTGCACCCAAACATGCACGTACCCGCGATTTTTTGGCAAAGGTTCTTTAG
- a CDS encoding 3D domain-containing protein, which translates to MKRIVKTATAMLAAAVLIQAVPAHADSVHVAKEGDTFYTLSKKYNIALDTLMKANTGISAYNIYDGVKINIPGKTSTASAAASASKVQANAVTAASLDVNNEDKVVEAWGKTFDYSKTLNVVATGYSADPSENGKWGSVDYFGNDLELGTIAVDPKIIPLGTKVLVTGHSHPGLPKQAFVATARDTGSAIKGNRIDIFIPGSKQSVSSFGFQDVKLFILK; encoded by the coding sequence ATGAAACGCATCGTCAAAACCGCAACAGCCATGTTAGCAGCAGCCGTATTGATCCAGGCTGTCCCGGCTCACGCAGATTCCGTCCATGTGGCCAAAGAAGGAGATACCTTTTATACGCTTTCCAAGAAATACAACATTGCCCTCGACACGTTGATGAAGGCCAATACGGGCATCTCCGCGTACAATATCTATGACGGGGTGAAAATCAACATTCCGGGCAAAACAAGCACCGCATCCGCTGCAGCTTCAGCATCGAAAGTTCAGGCCAATGCAGTAACTGCTGCCAGTCTGGACGTAAACAATGAAGACAAAGTCGTAGAGGCGTGGGGCAAAACGTTTGATTACAGCAAGACATTGAACGTTGTCGCTACAGGGTATTCGGCGGACCCTTCCGAGAACGGGAAGTGGGGATCTGTTGATTATTTCGGCAACGACCTTGAGCTCGGTACCATCGCGGTAGATCCTAAGATCATCCCGCTCGGAACCAAAGTGTTGGTGACTGGACACAGCCATCCGGGATTGCCTAAACAGGCTTTTGTGGCTACGGCGCGTGATACGGGTTCTGCCATCAAAGGAAACCGCATTGATATTTTCATCCCCGGAAGCAAACAATCCGTGAGTTCATTCGGGTTTCAGGATGTGAAACTCTTTATTTTGAAATAA
- a CDS encoding DUF350 domain-containing protein — translation MDLNILAMLVWTLSGSVLLFILMFVDSLFTKYKDFAEVKAGNMAVTTRMVMKLFAQGYVLATSISTAGHLGEALLVSVVSFVILLILESVVHFIIRKWAALDLDTGIQQGKTGYGLFSGALHIVGALIIAACL, via the coding sequence ATGGATTTGAACATTTTGGCGATGTTGGTCTGGACGCTTTCAGGCTCAGTGCTGCTCTTTATATTGATGTTCGTGGATTCCTTGTTTACAAAATATAAGGATTTTGCCGAAGTGAAGGCCGGAAACATGGCTGTGACGACGCGAATGGTCATGAAGCTGTTTGCGCAGGGCTACGTGCTTGCCACTTCGATTTCGACGGCAGGACATCTGGGTGAAGCCTTGCTTGTATCGGTTGTTTCGTTTGTCATTTTACTTATATTGGAAAGTGTGGTTCATTTCATTATTCGAAAATGGGCAGCACTTGACTTGGATACAGGCATCCAGCAAGGAAAAACAGGGTACGGCCTGTTTTCAGGTGCCCTGCATATCGTGGGCGCACTGATTATTGCGGCTTGCCTATAA
- a CDS encoding ABC transporter substrate-binding protein/permease — MKLISRYTMMLMAFVVMLTMAVPTAMAAGTTGISEGKKLVLGTSADFAPYEFHKVIDGKDQIVGFDIAIAKAIAADMGAELVIEDMGFDGLLPALQSGRVDMVISGMTPTDERRRSIDFSETYYKSKQVIVVRAEDKDKFPTMAELENQKIGVQKGSIQEEIGQKIAGAKLTALDKISDIVLQLETNRIDAAILEDTVAVGYLDDNIVLAPAVPDEEEAEAAIGIRKGNTELLNAVNATLARLKSENKIPQMVTEASQMMAGKETKTPNILEVFWQYKSFYATGVGYTLLLSALGVIFGVIIGLIICWFRLHDAAILRWIGTAYVELIRGTPMLVQLMIIYYGLALTLSINFSPLQAGIITLSINSGAYLAEIFRAGIQGVDRGQMEAARSLGMGKAAAMRFIVLPQAFKAVLPAIGNEFVTIIKESSIISVIGMVDIMYQASVVKNITYQGLNPFLIAAAIYFVLTFILSKLLGRLERKLSASDRR, encoded by the coding sequence TTGAAATTAATAAGTCGTTACACCATGATGCTTATGGCCTTTGTGGTCATGCTGACAATGGCTGTTCCAACGGCCATGGCCGCGGGCACGACGGGCATTTCAGAGGGCAAAAAGCTGGTGCTCGGCACAAGTGCCGATTTCGCGCCGTACGAATTTCATAAAGTGATTGACGGCAAGGACCAAATTGTCGGTTTCGATATCGCGATCGCCAAAGCGATTGCAGCCGACATGGGTGCAGAACTTGTCATAGAGGATATGGGCTTTGACGGACTTCTGCCCGCGTTGCAGAGCGGTCGCGTCGACATGGTCATCTCGGGCATGACCCCGACCGATGAACGCAGAAGAAGCATCGACTTCTCGGAAACCTACTACAAATCGAAGCAAGTCATCGTCGTACGCGCTGAGGACAAGGACAAGTTCCCGACGATGGCCGAGCTGGAGAACCAGAAGATCGGCGTGCAGAAAGGCTCTATTCAAGAAGAGATCGGTCAGAAGATTGCCGGTGCTAAGCTGACTGCATTGGACAAGATTTCCGATATTGTGCTGCAATTGGAGACCAATCGTATCGACGCAGCCATTCTGGAGGACACCGTTGCCGTCGGATACCTGGATGACAACATCGTGCTTGCGCCTGCAGTGCCGGACGAAGAAGAAGCAGAGGCCGCCATCGGTATCCGCAAAGGAAACACAGAACTTCTGAATGCCGTAAACGCAACGCTTGCCCGACTGAAAAGCGAAAACAAAATCCCTCAGATGGTTACCGAAGCGAGCCAAATGATGGCGGGAAAAGAAACCAAAACACCGAATATTCTGGAAGTGTTCTGGCAATACAAAAGCTTTTATGCAACAGGTGTGGGCTATACCTTGCTGTTGTCTGCGCTTGGCGTCATTTTCGGTGTCATCATCGGTCTGATCATCTGTTGGTTCCGTCTCCATGACGCAGCCATCCTGCGCTGGATCGGTACGGCATACGTCGAATTGATCCGTGGAACCCCGATGCTGGTCCAGTTGATGATCATTTATTACGGCCTGGCTTTGACCTTAAGCATTAACTTCTCGCCGCTTCAGGCAGGGATTATTACGTTGTCCATCAACAGCGGTGCTTACTTGGCGGAAATCTTCCGCGCAGGTATTCAAGGCGTGGACCGCGGACAGATGGAAGCGGCTCGGTCTTTGGGGATGGGCAAAGCTGCAGCGATGCGCTTTATTGTCCTGCCGCAGGCCTTCAAAGCGGTCCTTCCGGCGATCGGTAACGAGTTTGTTACCATTATCAAGGAATCGTCCATCATTTCGGTGATCGGTATGGTCGATATCATGTATCAGGCCAGCGTGGTCAAAAACATTACGTATCAGGGCTTGAATCCATTCCTGATCGCCGCAGCCATTTACTTCGTGCTGACATTCATTTTGTCCAAGCTGTTGGGACGACTGGAAAGGAAGTTGAGTGCAAGTGATCGACGTTAA
- a CDS encoding polysaccharide deacetylase family protein, producing the protein MRVRLNVAIGIVCMLLCVSFSPLRPAAAMGDHSVPSGESKETIHSSEEEQLTLGQLRRKYADTFKTNGPSTKRVALTFDDVPDPRFTPQVLDVLKEHHVRATFFIVGNRAEKHPDLVKRIVKEGHVVGNHSYNHPQFSKLSMSAFRKQILRTGEIIQRLTGYTPKMIRPPYGDINEEQLKWAARNHYSIVNWNVDSLDWKGIPKEKVKENILSAVKPGSIILQHAGGGVGTNLSGTVEALPEVITELQKRGYKLVTLDEMLQMPKNRKTVK; encoded by the coding sequence ATGCGTGTTCGCCTCAACGTGGCCATTGGGATCGTCTGCATGCTGCTTTGCGTTAGTTTCTCTCCCTTACGACCTGCCGCGGCAATGGGGGATCATTCGGTGCCTTCAGGGGAGTCCAAGGAAACCATCCATTCGTCGGAGGAAGAACAGCTGACTCTGGGACAGCTTCGGCGAAAATATGCAGATACTTTCAAGACCAACGGTCCGTCGACCAAACGGGTCGCTTTAACTTTTGACGATGTGCCTGATCCTCGATTCACGCCTCAAGTGTTGGATGTTTTAAAAGAACATCATGTACGGGCTACTTTTTTCATCGTAGGCAACCGTGCTGAGAAACATCCTGACCTGGTCAAACGCATCGTGAAAGAAGGGCATGTCGTCGGCAATCACAGTTACAATCACCCCCAATTCAGCAAATTGTCCATGAGCGCATTCCGCAAACAGATTTTGCGAACCGGGGAAATCATACAGAGACTGACAGGATATACTCCAAAAATGATTCGTCCTCCGTACGGGGATATTAATGAAGAGCAGCTCAAATGGGCAGCAAGGAACCACTACAGCATCGTAAACTGGAACGTGGATTCATTGGATTGGAAGGGCATCCCCAAAGAAAAGGTCAAAGAAAACATATTATCTGCCGTCAAACCCGGCTCCATTATTCTTCAACATGCCGGTGGCGGCGTCGGGACCAATCTCAGCGGGACGGTAGAGGCATTGCCGGAGGTGATCACGGAGCTGCAAAAAAGAGGATACAAATTGGTCACTTTAGATGAAATGCTGCAAATGCCCAAAAACAGAAAAACCGTAAAATGA
- a CDS encoding M20 family metallopeptidase: MTPIQTQILAVIDQYASRFKDISSYIGANPELGNEEYLASARLKEELTYHGFAVEAPVLGLETAFIGTYSAAKSGPTIALLCEYDALPEIGHACGHHLICMMSLGAAVGLKSILDEVGGTLKVFGTPAEETRGAKVPMAEAGLFDDCDVALMAHPFYAYEKSGSSLAIDAVQFEFHGKASHAAATPHEGINALDAVIQTFNGINAFRQQVKSSVRIHGIINSGGQAANIIPDYASAQFYVRASTRKELNVLTQRVIQIAEGAALQTGCKLVTSNYETSYDEMVTNETLSGAFSDNLLKLGIPAHEIVTGNDHGSMDIGNVSLRCPAIHPYIRVVDEVHTLHSIEFRDLALQERALDGMILGAKAIALTAGDVLTNPQLLQSIRKEFEQSTR; the protein is encoded by the coding sequence ATGACACCCATCCAAACACAAATTTTAGCGGTTATTGATCAATATGCTTCCCGTTTCAAGGACATTTCATCATATATCGGGGCCAATCCGGAATTAGGAAATGAGGAATATCTCGCATCCGCACGTTTGAAGGAGGAGCTAACATATCACGGCTTTGCCGTTGAAGCTCCCGTTCTCGGTCTGGAGACGGCATTTATCGGCACGTACTCGGCTGCCAAATCCGGTCCGACCATTGCCCTGCTGTGCGAATATGATGCTTTGCCTGAGATTGGTCACGCATGCGGCCATCACTTGATCTGCATGATGAGCTTGGGTGCTGCCGTTGGGCTCAAGTCCATATTAGATGAAGTGGGAGGAACGCTTAAAGTTTTCGGCACACCTGCGGAGGAAACGCGGGGAGCCAAAGTTCCGATGGCGGAAGCCGGCCTGTTCGATGATTGCGATGTGGCTCTTATGGCCCATCCGTTTTACGCTTACGAAAAGTCGGGAAGCTCGCTGGCCATCGATGCCGTTCAGTTTGAGTTTCACGGCAAAGCTTCGCATGCCGCAGCTACGCCTCATGAAGGCATTAATGCGCTGGATGCGGTCATTCAAACCTTTAACGGCATCAATGCATTCCGGCAACAAGTCAAAAGCAGCGTTCGGATTCACGGCATCATTAACAGCGGCGGACAAGCGGCCAATATCATTCCCGATTATGCTTCCGCCCAGTTCTATGTCCGCGCGTCGACACGCAAAGAGCTGAACGTGCTTACGCAGCGGGTCATTCAGATCGCGGAAGGAGCCGCCCTGCAAACCGGGTGCAAACTGGTGACTTCAAATTACGAAACTTCTTATGATGAAATGGTCACCAACGAGACGTTGTCCGGCGCATTCAGCGACAATTTGCTGAAGCTCGGCATTCCTGCCCACGAAATCGTTACTGGCAATGACCACGGCTCCATGGACATCGGAAATGTATCGTTGCGTTGTCCCGCGATTCACCCCTATATTCGCGTTGTGGACGAGGTACACACGCTTCATTCCATCGAGTTCCGTGATCTGGCCTTGCAGGAACGGGCTTTGGATGGCATGATTCTGGGGGCAAAGGCAATTGCCTTAACGGCCGGCGACGTGCTGACCAACCCGCAGCTGCTTCAATCCATTCGTAAGGAGTTTGAACAATCGACTCGGTAA
- a CDS encoding DUF4178 domain-containing protein codes for MSVWKRIKGIMAKPEPPKAEKTMLQLAPGDICEVSLVTYEVVGRVHHRSRNAVVLTLKDGTSVRYLHIEERETTRYALYQPIDGRLDAPDEVPTLLDLDGRAYHLEDEYGGMVTTAGKTPYGQAGEQLVWQYQSDDHLLLRVEWQDRRFALYEGESVIPADIKVIRSS; via the coding sequence ATGAGCGTATGGAAACGAATTAAAGGAATTATGGCCAAACCGGAACCACCCAAGGCAGAGAAAACGATGCTTCAGCTTGCGCCAGGCGATATTTGCGAAGTGTCGCTAGTCACGTATGAAGTGGTGGGTAGAGTGCATCATCGGTCCCGAAATGCGGTTGTTCTTACCTTGAAGGACGGCACGTCCGTCCGCTATTTGCATATCGAAGAGCGCGAAACGACACGCTATGCTTTGTATCAACCGATTGATGGCCGACTTGATGCACCGGATGAGGTGCCGACGCTGCTGGATTTGGATGGCCGTGCCTACCACTTGGAAGATGAATACGGAGGAATGGTTACGACAGCGGGCAAAACGCCATACGGGCAAGCAGGCGAGCAGCTTGTATGGCAGTATCAGTCGGATGATCATCTGCTTCTACGCGTGGAGTGGCAAGACAGAAGGTTTGCTCTGTACGAGGGCGAGTCCGTCATTCCCGCAGACATTAAAGTGATTCGTTCGAGCTAG